Proteins from a single region of Belliella baltica DSM 15883:
- the ruvA gene encoding Holliday junction branch migration protein RuvA yields MISYLKGKLVFKDPTFVIIDISGIGYQVKISLQTYSKIKDEEQVMLLTFLHIKEDAHTLYGFKEEAEKKLFLNLISISGVGPNTGLMILSSLSSEELETAIIQEDFKTIQNVKGVGAKTAQRIVLELKDKVKKDSILDLSTSSAGFLNKNNKVKDEALQALITLGFPKATAEKNILAILKKTGSEISLEDLIKASLKST; encoded by the coding sequence ATGATCTCATATCTCAAAGGCAAATTGGTCTTCAAAGACCCTACATTTGTAATAATTGATATTTCAGGAATAGGCTATCAAGTGAAGATTTCTTTACAAACCTACTCCAAAATAAAAGATGAGGAGCAAGTAATGCTCCTCACTTTTTTGCATATCAAAGAAGATGCCCATACACTTTATGGCTTCAAAGAAGAAGCGGAAAAGAAACTTTTCCTCAATTTAATATCCATTAGCGGAGTTGGTCCTAATACAGGACTGATGATCTTGTCATCCCTTAGTTCAGAGGAATTAGAAACAGCTATCATTCAAGAAGACTTCAAAACCATCCAAAATGTAAAAGGAGTTGGAGCCAAAACAGCCCAAAGAATAGTATTAGAATTAAAAGATAAAGTCAAAAAAGACTCAATTTTAGATTTATCTACCAGTTCCGCAGGATTTCTCAACAAAAACAATAAAGTAAAAGACGAGGCGTTACAGGCATTGATTACACTTGGATTTCCAAAAGCAACTGCTGAAAAAAATATCTTAGCAATCTTGAAAAAAACAGGTTCAGAAATTTCATTAGAAGATTTAATTAAAGCATCTTTAAAGTCAACATAA
- the sprA gene encoding cell surface protein SprA, which yields MLGIIVLPNASAQQAQQDTTKTKIDSLNQRRILPSYLLWPSLRTSPLYPNQLLNNGIQSPFYPTSPRQERIQVELDSTLKYRIQEQIDSTSVNSGFVYDFDEYSKLEEFRMRQQYWRDRSRGADGESAVSGRGLIPPMTTSPSFDRIFGGNEINITPTGYVNLDLGAIFRRVDNPSIPIRQQQNGGFNFNQQIQMSVNGSLGQKMKLGANFDSNNSFDFQNQLKVEYTGFEEDIIKSIEIGNVSMPVQNSLIQGSQNLFGVKTQLQFGKLFVTGVASTQRGRRDELVIEGGGQGRAFEIQGSDYDENRHFFLAHFFRDNYERWLRGLPQILSGVNITRVEVYIMNRANNTETLRNFAAFMDLGEGQRLFKPGNPNIGTGTPGAPAANGSNLLFSNLSSNPAFRPFDTGSSAIESNLNLVRGSDFEQINGARKLAQTEFIFNRELGYISLSRKLQNDEVLAVSYEYTYNGNVYKVGELSEDYQNRPEDEIIFMKMLRPARINTRIPTWDLMMKNVYNLNANQIQKDGFQLQVIYRDDRTGLDNPSLLEGENLKNRPLIRLTGLDNLNPQNDPSPDGNFDFIPGITIFPDRGMVVFPVLEPFGKTLENLFLPNEAALIDKFVYDTLYRTTQADAELVTRLNKYFIEGRLTAGSASEIMLPGLNISPGSVIVMAGNIPLTEGVDFTIDYNIGRLNIINEGILQSGKRINISFEKADLVSFQTRSLLGTRLDYIFSDKFNLGATYLYLNERPNITRIAAGSETLRNSMWGLDANFSDESRFLTKLADALPFTDTKENSLVQFSGEFAQLIPGTSNRVNGEQAAYIDDFESAITPFNLGGSAAQTWHLASTPKTEDDAFDQSNMTEDRLGNAYRRAKVAWYNIDNVFYRESGPGVPSNITREDRQNHYVRRVIPQEIFPRRDRDVIIVPEPLFEMAYFPSERGMYNYNPNLTNEGLLPNPRNNYGGVTRAITTEVDFDRTNIEYIEFWLLDPFIQGENGRVLDGIFNENNTTGGKLRINLGDVSEDLTKDGRHGFENGLPADGDPLATASTEWGRITREQFLIPAFDNSPEARENQDVGLDGLKSEDEVEYFRDRFINRLNVNPTALNRILQDPSEDKFQYYLDENFDQNNVKILERYKKFNGMEGNTPITANQNLPYTPSGSNLPNNEDLNNDNTINELESYYEYELDLRPGQLEVGRNYIVDKVTSTQSGDEVDWYLFRIPVRTPDRVEGDISGFKSIRFMRTYLTDFEQPVVMRMANFRLVGSQWRVFQESLFERGFFEIPEPDNSNLTVGVVNIEENSQGSPTQSPYVLPPGITRDRDNLSTVERQLNEQSLRLCVEDLQARDARAVFKNTRQDLVQFGRLKMFFHADSEDAQDGELTAFLRLGTDYTDNYYEIEVPLLITPKGTRDPRQIWPLENEIDIAISEIVGVKVARDNQQVPLNLAFTQDVRQYKVTVVGRPELNMVQGMMLGVRNPGETGSASKSVCIWANELRATGFNESAGWAANAILNMKIADLATISTSIRHNTIGFGGLETRLSQRARQSTTQYDISANVAVEKLLPEALNVSIPMYVSLENSSTRPEFDPLNPDVPFEIALGKFNSDTERELYRSQVLDQVKRRNIGFTNVRKNKNPNKETSRIYDLSNFSFSYAFGSVQQSNINTESYNFETYVGNIAYNYSPKPLIFEPFKSSEFLSGSYGKLLKDFNINFVPTSVSARIDMDRRFMRTQYRNDQLTTDGVDPFFQKSFFLNRFYNVNWDLTQNLRIDFTSRVLAVVDEPEGEIDTDAKLDSIRNNIRNLGRTTNYNHRVDVNYKIPFNKIPVLDWVSTDVRYAADYTWMTGAIGQRDTLGNVIQNTRDRTFTGKFDFVKLYNKSAKYKALTAPKRPSIPGRPSLNAEDTIGTPFTNKLLKFATMIKDINFRYSIIEGTYLPGYMENTGLLGLDRSFLNPGFGFILGSQNPDVRFGLANNGLMAPSAELTQQFSQNQTKNLQISGIAEPFRDFRLTFEARKRETGQYSEIFRNSVDNPGQYNPISPNRMGGYSITYSMIRTTFSRDDENNNSPLFTNFESYREIIQSRLNSSNPGGEYSQNGQDVLGLAFLAAYGGKDPATMDLNPFPKIPLPNWRLDFKGLTQIPALKEYFSSINITHGYSSTYEVSNFSNSLLYQDGLELYNSIQDIPGANLTNEFGQYIPIFILNQVVLTERFSPLIGVNFLTKDRLNISMEYNNERNLGLNFSNAQVTEQRSRDFGFDLGYTKAGVKIPFKIQGRQEVLNNDLQLRINTRVVDTRQVQRKLDEGSTVTNGNLNIQIRPTIGYVINQNLNITIYFDRTINDPRVTTAFRRSSTAFGGQLRFNLAQ from the coding sequence TTGTTGGGAATAATCGTACTGCCTAATGCAAGCGCACAGCAGGCTCAGCAAGACACTACCAAAACAAAAATTGATTCGCTCAATCAGAGACGAATTTTACCATCTTATTTACTTTGGCCAAGTCTTAGGACAAGTCCTCTCTATCCTAATCAGCTCTTAAACAACGGGATTCAATCTCCATTTTATCCTACTTCTCCTAGACAAGAGCGAATTCAAGTAGAATTAGATTCAACTTTAAAATATAGGATTCAGGAGCAAATAGACTCCACGAGTGTGAATTCAGGATTTGTATATGACTTTGATGAATACTCAAAGTTAGAGGAATTTCGAATGAGGCAACAATATTGGAGAGATCGATCCCGAGGAGCCGATGGCGAAAGTGCCGTAAGCGGAAGAGGACTAATACCTCCAATGACTACAAGTCCTAGTTTTGATAGGATTTTTGGTGGTAATGAAATCAATATCACACCAACAGGATATGTGAATCTAGATCTTGGTGCTATTTTTAGAAGAGTTGACAACCCTTCAATTCCAATTCGTCAACAACAGAATGGAGGCTTTAATTTCAATCAACAGATCCAGATGAGTGTCAATGGCTCTCTTGGGCAAAAAATGAAATTAGGTGCCAATTTCGATTCTAACAATTCATTTGATTTTCAAAACCAACTCAAAGTCGAATATACAGGATTTGAGGAAGACATTATCAAGTCTATTGAAATTGGAAACGTAAGTATGCCAGTTCAAAATAGCTTGATACAAGGATCCCAAAACCTGTTTGGAGTCAAAACCCAACTTCAATTTGGGAAACTTTTCGTAACAGGCGTAGCTTCTACACAAAGAGGGAGACGTGACGAACTTGTAATCGAAGGAGGGGGGCAAGGACGTGCATTTGAAATTCAAGGTTCTGATTATGATGAAAATAGGCATTTTTTCTTAGCACATTTCTTTAGAGATAATTACGAAAGATGGCTACGTGGACTTCCTCAAATCCTATCGGGAGTGAATATCACCAGAGTTGAAGTTTATATCATGAACCGGGCAAATAATACGGAAACATTAAGAAATTTCGCTGCATTTATGGATTTAGGTGAAGGGCAAAGACTTTTCAAACCTGGAAATCCTAATATTGGGACAGGCACACCTGGTGCGCCAGCTGCAAATGGGTCGAATTTATTATTTAGCAATCTTTCAAGTAACCCTGCATTTAGACCATTTGATACGGGTTCAAGTGCAATCGAATCAAACCTTAATTTAGTAAGAGGTTCAGATTTCGAACAAATTAATGGGGCTAGAAAATTAGCTCAAACAGAATTTATTTTCAATAGAGAATTAGGGTATATTTCACTGTCCAGAAAACTACAAAACGATGAAGTATTGGCTGTTTCTTATGAGTATACTTACAATGGCAATGTATATAAAGTAGGTGAGCTTTCTGAAGATTATCAAAACAGGCCTGAAGATGAAATTATCTTTATGAAAATGTTGAGACCAGCCAGAATCAACACCAGAATCCCAACATGGGATTTGATGATGAAAAACGTCTACAACCTCAATGCAAACCAAATCCAAAAGGATGGTTTTCAGCTTCAAGTAATTTATAGAGATGACCGAACAGGCCTTGATAACCCAAGTTTGCTTGAAGGTGAAAATCTTAAAAACAGACCTTTAATACGACTCACAGGTTTAGATAATTTAAATCCACAAAATGATCCTTCACCAGATGGTAATTTTGATTTTATCCCAGGCATAACAATATTTCCAGATCGAGGAATGGTAGTTTTTCCTGTTCTTGAACCTTTTGGAAAAACACTTGAAAATCTATTTTTACCTAATGAAGCTGCCTTAATAGACAAGTTTGTTTATGACACGCTCTATAGAACGACGCAAGCTGATGCTGAACTAGTTACTAGACTGAACAAATATTTTATTGAAGGAAGACTGACTGCTGGATCTGCCTCTGAGATCATGCTTCCAGGCTTAAATATTTCTCCAGGTTCTGTCATCGTAATGGCAGGAAACATTCCTTTGACAGAAGGAGTAGATTTCACTATAGATTATAACATTGGCCGATTGAACATCATCAATGAAGGGATTTTGCAATCGGGAAAAAGGATCAATATTAGTTTTGAAAAAGCTGATTTGGTTTCTTTCCAGACCAGAAGTCTTTTAGGAACTAGACTTGATTATATTTTTAGTGATAAATTCAATTTGGGTGCAACGTATCTCTATCTTAATGAAAGACCAAATATTACTAGGATTGCAGCAGGAAGTGAAACCTTAAGAAATAGCATGTGGGGATTAGATGCAAATTTCAGTGATGAATCAAGATTTCTAACCAAACTTGCTGATGCACTACCTTTTACCGATACAAAAGAAAATTCACTTGTACAGTTTAGTGGGGAATTTGCCCAACTAATCCCTGGTACTTCAAATAGAGTCAATGGTGAGCAAGCCGCTTATATAGATGATTTTGAATCAGCTATAACCCCTTTCAACTTAGGTGGATCTGCTGCACAAACTTGGCATCTTGCTTCAACACCAAAAACAGAAGATGATGCATTTGATCAAAGCAACATGACTGAAGATCGCTTGGGAAATGCATATAGAAGAGCAAAAGTAGCTTGGTACAATATTGATAATGTTTTTTATAGAGAATCAGGCCCTGGTGTACCTTCTAATATCACAAGAGAAGACCGCCAAAACCATTATGTAAGAAGGGTAATACCACAAGAAATTTTCCCACGTAGAGATCGGGATGTAATAATAGTTCCAGAACCGCTTTTCGAAATGGCATATTTCCCTAGCGAAAGAGGCATGTATAATTACAATCCAAATCTTACAAATGAAGGTCTGCTGCCTAATCCAAGAAATAATTATGGAGGTGTCACCCGTGCAATTACCACAGAAGTGGATTTTGACCGTACCAATATCGAATACATAGAATTTTGGCTTTTAGACCCATTTATACAAGGAGAAAATGGAAGGGTTTTAGATGGGATTTTCAACGAAAACAATACCACGGGAGGTAAGCTAAGAATCAATTTAGGTGATGTCTCTGAAGATTTGACTAAAGATGGAAGGCATGGGTTTGAAAATGGTCTTCCTGCTGATGGAGACCCTTTAGCAACAGCATCAACCGAATGGGGAAGAATTACTAGAGAGCAGTTTTTAATTCCTGCATTCGATAATTCTCCTGAAGCCAGAGAAAATCAAGATGTTGGCCTTGACGGACTGAAAAGCGAAGACGAAGTTGAATACTTTAGAGATAGATTTATTAATAGACTAAATGTAAACCCAACTGCATTAAATAGAATTTTACAAGATCCTTCTGAAGATAAGTTTCAATATTATCTTGATGAAAATTTTGATCAAAATAACGTAAAGATCCTTGAACGTTATAAAAAGTTCAATGGAATGGAAGGTAATACACCAATTACGGCCAACCAAAACCTACCTTATACCCCCTCTGGATCAAATCTTCCAAATAATGAAGATTTAAATAATGACAATACCATTAATGAGCTAGAGAGTTATTATGAATATGAATTAGACTTAAGACCTGGGCAGCTTGAAGTGGGGAGAAATTACATCGTTGACAAAGTCACGAGCACACAAAGCGGAGATGAGGTTGATTGGTATTTATTCAGAATTCCAGTAAGAACACCAGACAGAGTTGAAGGTGATATTTCAGGCTTCAAATCTATTCGTTTCATGAGGACTTACTTGACTGATTTTGAACAGCCTGTTGTAATGAGAATGGCAAACTTCAGGTTAGTTGGTTCTCAATGGAGGGTATTTCAAGAATCTTTATTTGAAAGAGGTTTTTTTGAAATTCCAGAACCAGACAATTCCAACCTTACAGTTGGCGTAGTCAACATAGAAGAAAATAGTCAAGGCAGCCCTACTCAAAGCCCTTATGTACTTCCTCCAGGAATCACCAGAGATAGAGATAACTTATCTACAGTAGAAAGACAACTCAATGAACAGTCCCTTCGTCTTTGCGTGGAAGATCTCCAAGCGAGAGATGCTAGAGCTGTTTTCAAAAATACCAGACAGGATTTGGTTCAATTTGGAAGGTTAAAAATGTTTTTCCATGCCGATAGTGAAGATGCACAAGATGGAGAATTGACAGCTTTCCTCAGACTGGGTACAGATTACACAGACAATTATTATGAAATTGAAGTTCCTCTTTTGATTACTCCAAAAGGTACTAGAGATCCAAGACAGATTTGGCCATTAGAAAATGAGATTGACATTGCGATCTCTGAAATCGTAGGTGTAAAAGTAGCTAGAGACAATCAACAAGTGCCTCTGAATTTGGCTTTTACGCAAGATGTAAGACAATATAAAGTAACTGTAGTCGGCAGGCCTGAACTTAATATGGTTCAAGGAATGATGCTTGGGGTAAGGAATCCAGGAGAAACAGGTTCCGCGTCAAAATCTGTCTGTATATGGGCTAATGAGCTTCGTGCCACTGGATTCAATGAATCTGCAGGTTGGGCAGCAAATGCCATACTTAATATGAAAATAGCCGATCTAGCAACGATCTCCACTTCAATAAGACACAATACAATTGGTTTTGGAGGATTAGAAACAAGACTTTCTCAAAGAGCTAGACAGTCAACTACACAATATGATATCTCAGCAAATGTAGCGGTAGAGAAACTACTTCCAGAAGCATTGAATGTAAGTATTCCAATGTATGTCAGTTTAGAAAACTCAAGTACAAGGCCTGAATTTGACCCGCTCAACCCAGATGTACCATTTGAAATTGCCCTTGGCAAATTTAATTCCGACACAGAACGTGAACTTTACAGATCACAAGTTTTGGATCAAGTCAAAAGAAGAAATATTGGATTCACAAATGTGCGTAAAAATAAGAATCCAAATAAGGAGACTTCTAGAATATACGACCTAAGTAATTTTTCTTTCTCTTATGCATTTGGATCAGTTCAGCAAAGTAATATCAATACTGAATCGTATAATTTTGAGACCTATGTAGGGAATATTGCATACAATTATTCGCCAAAACCATTGATTTTTGAACCCTTCAAATCATCAGAATTCTTAAGTGGGTCCTATGGCAAATTGCTAAAGGATTTTAACATTAATTTCGTCCCTACCTCAGTATCCGCGAGGATTGATATGGACAGACGCTTCATGCGGACACAGTATAGAAATGATCAACTTACTACTGATGGAGTAGATCCTTTCTTCCAAAAAAGCTTTTTCTTAAATAGGTTTTACAACGTAAATTGGGATTTGACACAAAATTTAAGGATAGATTTTACTAGTAGGGTCTTGGCAGTTGTCGATGAACCAGAAGGTGAAATAGATACAGACGCAAAGTTAGATTCCATAAGAAATAACATTAGAAACCTCGGCAGAACAACCAATTATAATCATCGAGTAGATGTAAACTATAAGATTCCGTTCAATAAAATTCCAGTCTTAGATTGGGTTAGCACAGATGTAAGATATGCTGCTGATTATACTTGGATGACTGGAGCAATTGGTCAACGTGATACATTGGGCAATGTTATTCAAAATACCAGAGACAGGACTTTCACTGGTAAATTTGATTTTGTAAAGCTTTATAACAAAAGTGCTAAATATAAAGCGCTCACAGCACCAAAAAGGCCATCTATTCCAGGTAGACCTTCTCTAAATGCAGAAGATACTATTGGTACACCTTTTACTAATAAACTCTTGAAATTCGCAACAATGATAAAGGATATCAATTTTAGATATTCAATTATTGAAGGAACATATTTGCCTGGATATATGGAAAACACTGGACTTTTGGGTTTAGACAGAAGTTTCTTAAACCCTGGGTTTGGTTTTATTTTAGGAAGTCAAAATCCTGATGTAAGGTTTGGGCTAGCAAATAATGGACTGATGGCACCAAGCGCGGAGCTTACGCAGCAGTTTAGTCAAAATCAAACAAAAAATCTTCAAATATCAGGTATTGCAGAGCCTTTTAGGGATTTTAGGCTTACGTTTGAAGCTAGAAAAAGAGAAACTGGGCAATACAGTGAGATTTTCAGAAACTCAGTAGATAATCCTGGACAATATAATCCAATAAGTCCGAATAGAATGGGGGGCTATAGCATAACTTATTCGATGATTAGAACTACTTTTTCGAGAGATGATGAAAATAACAACTCTCCCCTATTTACTAATTTTGAAAGTTACAGAGAGATAATTCAATCAAGATTAAATTCCAGTAATCCAGGAGGTGAATATTCTCAAAATGGACAAGATGTACTTGGGCTAGCTTTCTTAGCCGCTTATGGTGGAAAAGACCCCGCAACAATGGATCTAAACCCTTTCCCAAAAATTCCTTTGCCAAACTGGCGACTAGACTTCAAAGGACTTACTCAAATACCTGCCTTAAAAGAATACTTCTCTAGCATCAATATTACCCACGGATATTCATCGACATATGAAGTAAGTAATTTTTCAAACTCACTTCTTTATCAAGATGGATTGGAACTCTATAATTCAATTCAGGATATTCCAGGTGCAAATCTAACCAATGAATTTGGACAATACATTCCTATATTTATCCTGAATCAAGTAGTACTTACAGAACGTTTTTCTCCTTTGATTGGTGTTAATTTCTTAACAAAAGACAGGCTCAATATTTCAATGGAATACAATAATGAAAGAAATCTCGGTCTCAATTTTTCAAATGCTCAAGTTACAGAACAAAGAAGTCGAGACTTCGGATTTGATTTGGGATATACAAAAGCTGGAGTAAAAATACCTTTCAAAATTCAAGGAAGACAAGAAGTCCTAAACAATGATTTACAACTTAGAATAAATACACGAGTAGTGGATACAAGACAAGTTCAGAGAAAGTTAGATGAAGGCAGTACAGTTACCAATGGAAATCTAAATATACAAATCAGACCTACCATAGGTTATGTGATTAATCAAAATCTGAATATTACAATCTATTTTGATAGAACGATCAATGACCCTAGAGTTACCACTGCATTTAGAAGAAGTTCTACAGCATTTGGTGGTCAATTAAGATTTAATTTAGCCCAATAG
- the gcvH gene encoding glycine cleavage system protein GcvH, whose protein sequence is MNFPKELKYTNDHEWVKIDGDIATIGITEFAQRELGDIVYVEVETVGETITSGDVFGTVEAVKTVSDLFMPLEGEIIEFNEELESAPEVVNEDPYGAGWMIKIKFSGEIPSELLSAEAYAELVGA, encoded by the coding sequence ATGAATTTCCCTAAAGAACTTAAGTACACGAATGACCATGAATGGGTTAAAATAGATGGTGACATCGCAACAATTGGTATTACAGAATTTGCCCAAAGAGAGCTTGGAGATATTGTCTATGTAGAGGTAGAGACAGTGGGTGAAACGATCACATCAGGAGATGTTTTCGGTACTGTCGAAGCTGTGAAAACAGTGTCAGATCTGTTCATGCCACTAGAAGGTGAAATCATTGAATTCAATGAAGAGTTGGAATCAGCACCAGAAGTAGTCAATGAAGATCCTTATGGCGCAGGTTGGATGATCAAAATAAAATTCTCAGGGGAAATCCCTTCAGAATTACTTTCGGCTGAGGCATATGCTGAACTTGTAGGTGCTTGA
- a CDS encoding VanZ family protein: MLDNILKFRFIPALTWLSLVIIAMLSPGDKFPNTPLFPFKDKIIHFGLFFVLIFLWLRVANTSRKKIKLKIFTIYLVFGIIIAILVEYLQQEVPNRSFDYFDIAANILGGAVGIICFYILYKKNSKLV, translated from the coding sequence GTGCTTGATAATATTTTAAAATTTAGATTTATTCCTGCCTTAACATGGCTGTCACTTGTAATTATAGCCATGTTGAGTCCAGGAGACAAATTTCCCAACACACCATTATTTCCATTTAAAGACAAAATAATACACTTTGGTCTATTTTTTGTCCTAATATTTCTCTGGCTAAGAGTAGCAAATACATCTCGAAAAAAAATAAAATTAAAAATATTTACTATTTATTTAGTTTTTGGGATTATTATTGCTATATTAGTTGAATATTTGCAGCAAGAAGTTCCAAATAGATCTTTTGACTATTTTGATATTGCCGCAAATATACTTGGAGGAGCCGTTGGAATAATTTGTTTTTATATTTTATACAAGAAGAATTCTAAACTTGTATAA
- a CDS encoding energy transducer TonB, with protein MEAKKTPEADLTKKSGMFLNLGLLVSVGLVLFAFEYKSFDDRNLKDLGQVTDDFEELLDIPITEQPPPPPPPVEQPIIQEIPDEIEIEEKIEVNFDVDVKEETVIKEIVISDAPVEEKAETIFDVVENAPNPPGGMEGWNEYLRKNLKYPTQARRMGIEGTVYVVFVVNTDGSIQDVDVLRGIGGGCDEEALRVVKAAPKWEPGKQRGRPVRVRMRLPIRFKLG; from the coding sequence ATGGAAGCTAAAAAAACGCCAGAAGCTGACTTGACAAAAAAATCAGGAATGTTCCTGAATTTGGGTCTGCTTGTAAGTGTTGGTCTAGTCCTATTTGCTTTCGAATACAAGTCATTTGATGACAGGAATTTGAAAGATTTAGGACAAGTGACTGATGATTTCGAAGAATTATTGGATATTCCTATCACTGAACAACCACCACCACCACCACCACCAGTGGAGCAACCAATTATTCAGGAGATACCTGATGAAATTGAAATTGAAGAAAAAATCGAAGTAAACTTTGATGTGGATGTGAAAGAGGAGACTGTCATCAAAGAGATTGTAATTTCTGATGCTCCAGTAGAAGAAAAAGCTGAAACAATCTTTGATGTGGTGGAAAATGCTCCAAACCCTCCAGGGGGTATGGAAGGTTGGAATGAATATCTTAGAAAAAATCTAAAATACCCAACCCAAGCAAGAAGAATGGGAATTGAAGGTACTGTGTATGTTGTGTTCGTTGTAAATACGGATGGCAGTATTCAAGATGTTGACGTTCTACGAGGAATTGGCGGAGGTTGTGATGAAGAAGCACTTCGTGTAGTTAAAGCTGCTCCTAAGTGGGAACCTGGAAAACAAAGAGGTAGACCTGTAAGAGTAAGAATGAGATTACCAATCAGGTTCAAATTGGGTTAA
- a CDS encoding YicC/YloC family endoribonuclease — MIKSMTGYGLASFEDDTFILSVEVKTLNSKFLDLSIRSPKQFSDKEQEIRNMVSAVLERGKVNVSIDFSRKVGEDLPVGFNVSLFSSYYHKYLEMSNLVGADSKDLFKIALQSPNVMTQVTEKTSAAEEWEVVKKYLNIALINCDGFRRDEGNVLEKKFKENLSVLRSGLASISKEDPIRKERIRLRIRNNFKEWLEENDFDKNRFEQELIYYFEKVDITEEIVRLSTHLDYFEKNLKEGTNQGKKLGFISQEIGREINTIGSKANDANIQKHVIVMKDELEKIKEQGLNII, encoded by the coding sequence ATGATTAAGTCAATGACAGGCTATGGTTTAGCCAGTTTTGAGGATGATACGTTTATATTAAGTGTAGAGGTAAAAACGTTGAACTCAAAGTTTTTGGATCTTTCGATCAGAAGTCCAAAGCAATTTTCTGATAAGGAACAAGAAATACGAAATATGGTAAGTGCTGTTCTTGAAAGAGGAAAAGTGAATGTTTCTATAGATTTTTCAAGAAAGGTAGGAGAGGATCTTCCGGTAGGGTTTAATGTAAGTTTATTTTCGAGTTATTATCATAAGTATCTGGAAATGTCCAATCTCGTTGGTGCAGATTCTAAGGATTTATTTAAAATTGCCTTACAATCTCCAAATGTGATGACTCAAGTAACTGAAAAGACATCAGCTGCTGAGGAATGGGAGGTAGTAAAAAAATATTTGAATATTGCGTTGATCAATTGTGATGGGTTTAGAAGAGATGAAGGAAACGTGTTAGAGAAGAAGTTCAAAGAGAATTTGAGTGTTTTAAGATCAGGGCTAGCGAGTATATCCAAAGAAGATCCAATTAGAAAAGAAAGAATTAGACTAAGAATCAGGAATAACTTCAAAGAATGGCTAGAAGAAAACGATTTTGATAAAAACCGTTTTGAGCAGGAATTGATTTATTACTTCGAAAAAGTAGATATCACTGAGGAAATTGTAAGATTAAGCACCCATTTAGATTACTTTGAGAAAAATCTAAAGGAAGGCACAAATCAAGGTAAAAAACTTGGGTTTATCAGTCAAGAAATCGGAAGAGAAATCAATACAATTGGATCAAAAGCGAACGATGCGAATATCCAAAAGCATGTGATTGTGATGAAAGATGAGCTTGAAAAGATAAAGGAACAAGGATTGAATATCATTTGA